Proteins encoded within one genomic window of Spirochaeta isovalerica:
- the carB gene encoding carbamoyl-phosphate synthase large subunit: MPADKSIKKILIIGSGPIVIGQACEFDYSGTQAVKSLKKEGYEVILVNPNPATVMTTPGTADKIYIEPLSVPYVEKIIEEENPDAILSTMGGQTALNLTLALDKAGVLKKHNVKIIGANIEAINLAEDRRLFKEVVAWLGLESAKSTITGDRDEAVEMGRKWGYPLVVRPSFTLGGMGGAIASSEEELISVFEKALIESPVGEALIEECLIGWKEFEMEVMRDKGDNAIIVCSIENIDPMGVHTGDSITIAPIQTLSDSEYQKMRTASIDILRAVGVDCGGANVQFAVDPVTGRQIVIEMNPRVSRSSALASKATGFPIASCSAQLAVGYTLDEIVNEITGKSVSCFEPALDYCAVKVPRFETEKFPLSGTALGTQMRSVGEALAIGRTAEEALNKAICAAEIGFEGIEELSVSDEEINTMLTTANPFRILAAYTVLKKEGSGAMDKLNEITGFDKWFLHMLSSQVELENSLASSGINGLDEDLLMDAKRMGLTDKRIGKLVGVKGAEIKALRKSLDMKPSYHFVDTCAGEFTAETPYFYSTWGEIDEGGSEDCKKVVIISSGPNRIGQGLEFDTCCTLASKAWRNRGYKTIMVNSNPETVSTDYNVSDRLYLEPLSNEHVISVIEKEKAHKVVVQLGGQTPLNMAGDLLEAGAELTGTSLESINTAEDRKLFAAMLDKLNLKQPRNKTALTNENVIKFAHEIGYPVLLRPSFVLGGKSMFIAYNDDELNEYLSKAVRVSEESPLLVDQFLEDAFEYDLDAVADGENIYVGGILQHIEAAGIHSGDSACVIPPYKSKDAILREMERAAWDISRELNVQGFLNIQFAVKDDVLYIIEVNPRASRTVPFLSKVTGVDLVDAAVKVWDGENLKKQKLVDDSGIARGECITGWAVKEAVFSFDRFTGQDPILGPEMKSTGEAAGTGSSFGEAFAKAQIAVNTHLPSKGRVYVSVNKRDRETILPVVKEFIDMGFDIAATRGTADFLFSKGIFAEVILKIHEGHPNVVDHMAAGRIDLLINTPMGQFSQYGDTYIRAEAVRRKIPYTTTTSAAQAAVKGIEWIRKGALSISPLPDFRK; the protein is encoded by the coding sequence ATGCCAGCAGATAAGAGCATAAAAAAGATATTGATAATCGGTTCCGGTCCCATTGTGATCGGCCAGGCCTGCGAGTTTGATTATTCGGGAACGCAGGCCGTCAAATCCCTGAAAAAAGAGGGCTATGAAGTCATTCTGGTCAATCCCAACCCGGCTACGGTCATGACCACTCCCGGTACGGCGGATAAGATCTATATTGAACCGCTTTCCGTTCCCTATGTGGAAAAGATAATCGAAGAGGAAAACCCCGATGCCATACTCTCCACTATGGGGGGGCAGACGGCTTTGAACCTTACACTGGCCCTTGATAAAGCCGGTGTGCTCAAAAAACACAATGTCAAAATAATCGGTGCCAATATCGAAGCGATCAATCTGGCTGAAGACAGGAGGCTTTTCAAGGAAGTCGTAGCGTGGCTGGGGCTGGAATCGGCCAAATCAACTATTACGGGTGATCGCGACGAAGCTGTCGAAATGGGACGCAAATGGGGGTATCCACTGGTTGTCAGACCCAGCTTTACACTCGGTGGGATGGGAGGTGCTATCGCTTCTTCGGAAGAGGAGCTCATATCGGTATTCGAAAAAGCTCTGATCGAAAGCCCCGTCGGCGAAGCTCTTATAGAAGAATGTCTTATCGGATGGAAAGAATTCGAAATGGAAGTCATGCGCGATAAAGGAGATAATGCCATTATCGTCTGTTCTATCGAAAACATAGATCCCATGGGAGTGCACACGGGAGACAGCATCACAATTGCCCCGATTCAGACTCTGTCTGATTCGGAATATCAGAAAATGCGCACCGCATCTATTGATATTTTAAGAGCTGTCGGCGTTGACTGCGGAGGAGCCAATGTCCAGTTTGCCGTTGATCCGGTAACGGGACGGCAGATTGTCATCGAAATGAACCCCCGTGTCTCACGCTCTTCGGCTCTGGCCAGCAAAGCGACAGGATTTCCCATCGCTTCCTGCAGCGCTCAGCTCGCTGTCGGTTACACTCTTGATGAAATCGTCAATGAAATAACCGGAAAGTCCGTTTCCTGCTTTGAACCGGCTCTGGATTATTGTGCCGTTAAGGTTCCCCGATTCGAGACAGAGAAATTTCCTCTGAGCGGAACGGCTCTCGGCACGCAGATGCGATCGGTCGGGGAAGCCCTCGCCATAGGCCGCACAGCAGAAGAAGCATTGAATAAGGCCATCTGCGCAGCGGAAATAGGCTTTGAAGGTATTGAAGAGCTCTCTGTCTCCGATGAGGAGATCAATACCATGCTGACGACAGCGAATCCTTTCCGCATTCTGGCTGCCTACACGGTTCTGAAAAAAGAAGGTTCCGGGGCAATGGACAAACTCAATGAAATTACCGGCTTTGACAAATGGTTTCTCCATATGCTCTCCAGTCAGGTCGAATTGGAAAACAGTCTCGCTTCTTCCGGCATAAACGGTCTGGACGAAGACCTGCTTATGGACGCCAAGAGAATGGGATTGACGGATAAACGGATCGGCAAACTTGTCGGAGTTAAGGGGGCGGAGATAAAAGCCTTAAGAAAATCTCTTGATATGAAGCCTTCCTATCACTTTGTCGACACCTGCGCCGGTGAGTTTACAGCCGAGACGCCATATTTTTATTCGACCTGGGGCGAGATCGACGAAGGCGGTTCGGAAGACTGTAAAAAAGTCGTCATCATATCCAGCGGGCCTAATAGAATCGGGCAGGGGCTTGAGTTTGATACCTGCTGCACATTGGCCTCTAAAGCCTGGAGAAACAGAGGCTATAAAACCATAATGGTAAACTCCAATCCCGAAACGGTTTCGACCGATTACAATGTTTCGGACCGGCTCTATCTGGAACCGCTCAGTAACGAACATGTCATCTCGGTTATCGAAAAGGAAAAGGCCCATAAAGTCGTCGTTCAGCTCGGAGGGCAAACGCCCCTCAATATGGCGGGCGATCTTCTGGAAGCCGGAGCGGAGCTTACAGGAACCAGTCTTGAAAGCATCAATACCGCGGAAGACAGAAAACTTTTTGCCGCCATGCTCGACAAGCTCAATTTAAAACAGCCCCGGAATAAAACAGCGCTTACCAATGAAAATGTCATCAAGTTCGCTCACGAGATCGGTTATCCCGTTCTGCTCAGGCCTTCATTCGTTCTCGGGGGAAAAAGCATGTTTATCGCCTATAATGACGATGAGTTGAATGAGTACCTCAGCAAAGCTGTCCGGGTATCAGAAGAGAGCCCTCTTCTTGTCGATCAGTTTCTGGAAGATGCATTCGAATATGATCTGGATGCTGTGGCTGATGGCGAGAACATCTATGTAGGGGGTATTCTGCAGCATATTGAAGCGGCGGGAATCCATAGCGGAGACTCGGCCTGCGTTATACCTCCCTACAAATCAAAGGATGCAATCCTCCGGGAGATGGAGAGAGCCGCATGGGATATCAGTCGCGAGCTCAATGTGCAGGGGTTCCTCAATATACAGTTTGCCGTAAAAGATGATGTTCTTTATATTATCGAGGTAAATCCCCGGGCTTCCCGAACTGTTCCCTTCCTGTCGAAAGTAACAGGAGTGGATCTTGTCGATGCGGCGGTAAAAGTCTGGGATGGAGAGAATCTCAAAAAGCAGAAGCTGGTAGATGATTCGGGAATAGCGAGAGGAGAGTGCATCACCGGATGGGCCGTTAAGGAAGCCGTATTTTCCTTTGACCGGTTTACCGGGCAGGATCCCATTCTCGGACCTGAAATGAAGTCGACCGGAGAAGCTGCGGGAACGGGCAGTTCTTTCGGTGAGGCATTCGCCAAAGCCCAGATTGCCGTGAACACTCATCTTCCCTCGAAAGGGCGGGTTTACGTTTCTGTCAACAAACGGGACCGGGAGACTATTCTTCCCGTAGTAAAAGAGTTTATCGATATGGGATTCGATATCGCCGCGACCCGGGGTACAGCCGATTTTCTTTTTTCTAAAGGAATCTTTGCCGAAGTTATTCTGAAAATTCACGAAGGCCACCCCAATGTTGTGGATCATATGGCTGCCGGCAGGATAGATCTTCTTATCAATACGCCGATGGGACAGTTCTCCCAGTATGGAGATACTTACATCCGAGCCGAAGCTGTGAGAAGAAAAATACCTTATACCACAACGACCAGTGCGGCTCAGGCGGCTGTTAAGGGAATTGAGTGGATCAGGAAAGGTGCTCTCTCGATAAGTCCTCTGCCGGACTTCAGGAAATAA